Proteins encoded by one window of Patescibacteria group bacterium:
- a CDS encoding nucleotidyltransferase domain-containing protein, translating to MVITRTTKKRAQRYVADFVRHLKQQEKLPIQGVYLFGSYAKGTPHKWSDIDVAVVSRKFTGKVDPYEYLWLHLRDEDVRRGIEPIGFHPRDFVWENPLAAEVKQHGIKIKV from the coding sequence ATGGTTATCACGCGAACTACAAAAAAGAGGGCACAGAGGTATGTAGCGGACTTCGTGCGGCACCTCAAGCAACAGGAGAAGCTACCTATACAGGGAGTGTATCTTTTTGGCTCTTACGCGAAGGGGACTCCGCATAAGTGGAGCGATATTGACGTGGCGGTCGTTTCCCGGAAGTTTACCGGTAAGGTAGATCCTTATGAATATCTGTGGCTGCATTTGCGGGATGAAGATGTGAGGCGCGGCATTGAGCCGATAGGTTTCCATCCGCGGGATTTTGTGTGGGAGAATCCCCTCGCGGCAGAGGTGAAGCAGCACGGAATTAAGATCAAAGTGTAG
- a CDS encoding type II toxin-antitoxin system VapC family toxin: MTIDANILIAYLAGDGAVIQALTRWRRDGMPLFLSTVAEAEVLSFSEWTLQERHDTEKWIEENFTSLSFDRQVARVAADLRRNYKIKFPDAAIAATAWYTNSPLVTRNQRDFKHIDGLQIIAL; encoded by the coding sequence ATGACGATTGACGCGAACATTCTCATCGCGTACCTTGCGGGCGACGGAGCGGTAATTCAAGCGTTGACGCGATGGCGGCGCGATGGCATGCCGCTCTTCCTTTCTACCGTCGCGGAGGCGGAGGTGTTGTCATTTTCAGAGTGGACCTTGCAGGAGCGTCATGATACGGAGAAGTGGATTGAGGAAAATTTCACCTCTCTATCTTTCGATCGTCAGGTGGCGCGAGTTGCCGCTGATCTTCGTCGTAACTACAAGATTAAGTTTCCCGATGCCGCGATTGCGGCTACCGCCTGGTATACGAACTCGCCGCTTGTTACAAGGAATCAAAGAGATTTCAAACACATTGATGGTTTACAGATTATAGCTCTGTAA
- a CDS encoding type II toxin-antitoxin system HicB family antitoxin: MAIKQEPINYHVIFRPESEGGYTVMVPALPGCVTYGKDLAEAREMAHDAISAYLVSLRKHGEVIPTDEQSFISNVRILKPRVRQKTYA, from the coding sequence ATGGCTATAAAACAAGAACCTATAAATTATCATGTGATTTTTCGCCCTGAATCAGAGGGCGGATATACGGTTATGGTGCCGGCATTGCCCGGATGCGTCACCTATGGGAAAGACTTGGCGGAAGCGAGAGAAATGGCCCATGATGCCATCAGCGCGTATCTCGTGAGCCTGCGGAAACACGGTGAAGTAATCCCTACTGATGAGCAGTCATTTATTAGCAATGTGAGGATTCTCAAACCCAGAGTTCGGCAGAA